A stretch of DNA from Candidatus Zixiibacteriota bacterium:
CGAACAGCACACTCTGCAACAGGAAAACAAGTCCCTTAACGAACAGCTTCTGGAGCAGAATGAGAAACTCAAGAAGCTGGCAAATTCTCTCGAGGAAAAGGTGGACGAGCGTACTCGCACGCTCGAGATCCAGAACAGGGCGCTGACCATCGCGCGCAATATTCTCAACTTTTTCCCGTTCGGTGTATTCGGGGTTGACACTGAGGGAGTGCTGGTGTATCGCAACAAGGCTCTCGATAATTTCATCGACGCCCGTCAGTTGACCCTCGGAACCCCGCTCCAGAACGCGCTCGAGCCGGTTATCTATGAATGCATCCTCGAATGCCAGAAGCAAATGAAAACCGAATACCGGTTAATCGATGACCAGAAAAACGGGATAGTGACCATCCCGCTCCCGGAAAGGATGGGAGTTATCGGATTGATTGGATGCTTCGAAGACATCAGGTCATCACTCGATAAATACCAGAATAATATTCTAGCAGACGAGGTTTCCAATGTCGGATAAAACCATTCACAGGATCATGGCCGTTGATGACGAGGAAGGTATCCTGAAGGCCTTGAAAAGGCTCTTTAAACAGCTCGATATTGAGCTGGTCACCTTTACCAGCGGTCACGAAGCACTTCAGTATCTTAAAAACAACAGTGTCGCGGTTGTAATCTCTGATCAGCGTATGCCGGAGATGACCGGGATCGAGCTTCTCAGCAAGGTGCGCTCCTGTTCACCTGACTGTGTGCGCATACTGCTGACCGGCTATACCGATATCGATACAACCATCGATGCCATCAATCGCGGAGCGCTGGAATACTACATGCAGAAGCCCTGGGATGACAAGATGTTTCTGAGCAAGGTCAAGGAATGCCTGAATATGCATGGTGTCCTGGCCGAAAACCGTCGCCTCAGCG
This window harbors:
- a CDS encoding response regulator, whose translation is MKHKYNILVVDDEVNILKSIKRLFLGTEYKIHIANSGEEGLKVFDEHDIQVAISDYRMPDMTGVEFLSIIKDKYPETIRVVLSGYADVGAIVEAVNTGQIYKFISKPWNDQELITTIMRLCEQHTLQQENKSLNEQLLEQNEKLKKLANSLEEKVDERTRTLEIQNRALTIARNILNFFPFGVFGVDTEGVLVYRNKALDNFIDARQLTLGTPLQNALEPVIYECILECQKQMKTEYRLIDDQKNGIVTIPLPERMGVIGLIGCFEDIRSSLDKYQNNILADEVSNVG